Part of the Drosophila kikkawai strain 14028-0561.14 chromosome 3L, DkikHiC1v2, whole genome shotgun sequence genome is shown below.
CCAACACAGTTTTTGCTCCACCTGCATAGCTCTTACTCTATCTTTGTGGCATTGTTCTTCTCTTTTTCGcacaaattacattttttgttggaATGGACCATGTTTTTTAGGGTTGCCTGTGGATTTTCATCCGCTCCCTTTATCAGGGGGCGTGAATGGCATCCCCTAAAAGTGCAAAGAGCCCTAAAATTATGTCTAGCCAGGAAGCAAACTTTTTGTCCTTTGTCCAAACACTTTATTAGTGCTACAGTTacagccgaaaaaaaaaatgtataaaaaaggATTTGAGAAAAAGGCTTTATTCAGCGGAGAATGATTCAGCTGAGATTCTTAGCGGTTGTAATTAGCAAAGGATTTGAAGagattttacttaaaaaaacagCAAGAGAAATAACCGTCAGACATTGCTTACTCTCTTGGAATTatataatcaaatttaaatgttgttaAATAATGTTTTCTAGCAACCCAAAATGGAACCATTTTTATGGAGTGTGTTTAATGAATTTAACCTTTGTTGTTTTACTCTCGCTTACTGTGTTCAAAGTTTCTAAAGTGCAAAtagtaataacaataataaatattaaacaaacatttaatttgaatatatatattttatagagaatacgtttattaaaataaaaattatttaatttcctcAAAAACGCAGGGACTTATTGAAAAACAGTTAAAATTCGAAATTTTAgttgttccttttttttgaaCAACATCTTTAGGGCAATCAGATCGCAAGACACATGCCGGAATCCTTTCGTCAATTACATATCCTTTCTTACAGGCACAAGGACTTCCACACATTCTATTGCACGCACCTACACCATTAAATTCACAAGTTTCTGGACAAGCGCCTGGACACAAGTCCACTGTGCCATTAACAGTGCAGTCCACATCGGGTAGAAACATCCAACAAGGACTGACGAAGATCAGGAGTCCAAGGAGAGCGAAGATTGCCGGTTTCCACATGTTTAGTTATTAAAAGTTTATGGAAGTCTAAATAGTTCACCAAAGACAgctttctattttatttaaattcaagtgGAACCGTTTTAGTCGAGTGTGTTTAATGAATAATAAGCTTGACTAATGCAAATGTCAAATACTTTCACACTCGCTTAGTTTATTGCAAAGTCTCTAAGTTGatctacaaaaaatatattgaaaaaaatccaaatttcatttattgatCGCAGGGACTCATTCCAAAGCATTTGAAATTCTCAACTAAAAGTGTTCCTTTTCTTTGAACAACTTTTTTCGGGCAATCAGATCGCAAAACACAAGCCGGAATCCTTTCGTCAATTACGTATCCGTGCAAACATACACAAGGACCATTGCAAGCACATAAGCCACCACCACTCCATCCACAAGTTTCTGGACAAATGCTTGGACACATGAACTGAGTTCCATTAACAGTGCAGTCATATGTTTTCTTTGGAGCAGACATCCAACAAGGACTGACGAAGATCAGGAGTCCAAGGAGAGTGAAGGTTGCCGGTTTCCACATGTtggtttattaaaattgtatgGAGGTCTAAATAATTATCCAATCAAAGCgtctttttatttagttttaagtgAAACCGATTACATTAAGTGTGGATAATGATTTTAACTTCAGAATGAATTAACTTTGGTTAATGGAAATGCCAAATACTTTTATTCTCGAGTCTCTAAATAGATCTCCATGATCTCCTTGTGAATCAATTGCAGGGACTCTTAGAAAAGCAATTGAAATTCCGAACTACAGTTGCTCCATCTGCTTGAACCACATCTTTTGGGCAATCAGATCGCAAAACACAAGCAGGAATCCTCTGGTCAATTACGTATCCTGGCTTGCATACACAAGGACCTCCGCAAGATCTATCACAGAGGCCAACACCATTAGATTCACAAGTTTCTGGACAATTGGGGGGGCAGCTGGTCTGAGTTCCATTAGCAGTGCAGTCACGAATTGGAGGAGACATCCAACAAGGACTGATGAAGATCAGCAGTCCAAGGAGAGCGAAGATTTCCGATTTCCACATGTTGGTTTACTATGGAGGTATAAGTAATTCCTCAACCAAAGcgtcttttttatttagttttgagTGGAACAAATTGCATTAGGTGTGGATAATGATTTTAACTTTgggttaataaaatataatttaaatatataattgttttatgttcgcttctTTTTTGTAAAGGGCTCTTAGcattaaacaaaacatagTTTTAACCTTGGTGAATAGCCACAGAATTCAACTCATTCCTttgttttagaaatttttaacTCAACagtatatttttcaattctatttttatatctACCAGTTTTTAGCTAATTTTCTTAAACCtctttctattatttatttattccagTATCATTACATTCAATTTTCACATGACTTTCGCACAGGGAAGTGGACAATTTGCATGCATTGCCATCGACAATTGTTCTAATACTTTGGACCCTGTTTGTCGGGAGTACCAGATGTTGCCTCTTTGGCTGGGATTCTGCAATTGCAGTTACTgcattttcgaagtgaatgcactgataaaaataatcaaagaaCAATAGAAACAAGTTCTGAATGAATATGTTAAATTaagtatattttaaagaacctaaaagtAATAACATATTGAATAGTATTTCACTAACTAGATAAAGAAACATATGCCCAAGAGAAGTCTTACTAAAGTAGTAGACAggaagaaaatttattaattaattaataaaatttaagcttaaaCTGTGGTATAAActcctttaaatattttaaaataaatatcatttCACACTTTTGTATCtttccaaataaaatttattagaatTATATCAAATCTTTGCCATTTTAACAACATTTTGTTAGCCTTACTTAGATGACCCAATTTCTATgaatttttctttctctgtatGCTCATAATTATGGCAATTGGCAGACTGGATTGCAATGCAATGTGCGCCTAAAATTCTGCAGTAGCAACACTTTGGCGTGTAAGGGAGGGGAAATGgggttgctgctgcagcagcagctgcggcTGCCAtcagttgctgttgctgtcgtcgtctttttggaatttaattaaagtttacaCAAGTAAACAAATGACAGTCTGCAGCCGCCAACATTGCAAGATATTTGTCTGCATttgtgtgtatctgtatctgtatctgtgtcgCTGTATCTGTCTGTGTCACATGGCCACAGTACGAATGAAAAACCAAGAAGTCGgactaaaattttattaaagaaaactcACAGAATTGCTAGACGAGGTAAAGTTTTCAGTCAGACAAAAATTCTTTACATTTTGGTAGGCATTGAAATGAATAAAAGTTTCTAACGAGGGTTGAATGAAGagatttaagaaattattattattaatatagaaaactacgttaataaatgtaaatatttataataaaataaataaacattgaaTTAAGAATtcagatatatattttccaacaAACTTTAGTAGCTACCTCCGTTAGAAAACTATTCCAACTGACTGTTAATGGTTTCACGTGTGCGGTGGCAAGTTTGTTGTTTTCAATGATGGCAGCTAGTGCCGTAACAACAACCACAAactattttggtatttttactATTTTGCAGCAGCGTAAAACTAAAATCTACCGAATTatgcaacaaaaaattaattaaacacaatTTAGTTTGGCCTGAGCCCCGAACCTACCCATGAGATGAACGTGCGCCACAAAAAACCGCGTTGCGCGAAAATCGCTgcggttttcttttttatatatatagattcgTAAAAGTACAGTGGAACTTCGACAGtaactaattaataaatagttaaatattaaataaatattaagtaactaaaatcattttattagtaaactttatatatataaattatttgaatctTTAAAACGTTTATTATGAAAAAAAGCTAATAATATTCTTTGAAAATTATATGTAAATTCAATAACCTCTACtttaatttatcaattttctattatttatatttatttacttaatatattatttaaaaaaggctGTACTATGCTTAACTCTAGGTGTAAACAAAAGccttattttgttatatattctTAACTATTTTCatcccaaaaataataataatttagcaTCATAAATGTCACTCTTTAAAAGCTTGACTGTAGTAAAGAGCGACAGTAAAATTATTGTTATGCAAAGCCTGGCGAAAAAAAGGCCAATGGAAAAGTGACCACAAGctgcagaaaaaaaagggtcCTGGGGACAGGGGCCACATTCCCAAGGGCGGGTTTGGGTTAGCCGGGGGGGAGGTAACGAGAGCTCTTTGCGGCTACTTGACTTAATACCtgcaataattattataacgATGCAGGACAAAGACAGGAAGGGCATTAAAGCGGCCAACAGCCACGGCAAAGAGAGCAAATCTTtttatgcaataaaaatatatatggctCGGCAACAAACAAAGTTTGAAACGGGCCCATAAAAATGGCCAGGATAAGCACTTGGACTTTGCATCGagcgatttattttttatttattttcatttatttacttcGTTTTTCTCATTGCTCGTACACACAATAGAATTTATTGCGGCAAGGTTGTGAGGTTGCCAGGGTGTTCTGGCTTCCAAATTCTAGAAAACAAtcaaatttcataattttaaaatattttaaataaatctaaatagtatattttatgtataggTTGGATTATTAACTTAATTCTAaacatttcaaatatttatatttattttctccaCAGTTCAAGTCGTAAATATGACCTT
Proteins encoded:
- the LOC108083016 gene encoding accessory gland protein Acp62F-like, producing the protein MWKSEIFALLGLLIFISPCWMSPPIRDCTANGTQTSCPPNCPETCESNGVGLCDRSCGGPCVCKPGYVIDQRIPACVLRSDCPKDVVQADGATVVRNFNCFSKSPCN
- the LOC108082984 gene encoding accessory gland protein Acp62F-like produces the protein MWKPAIFALLGLLIFVSPCWMFLPDVDCTVNGTVDLCPGACPETCEFNGVGACNRMCGSPCACKKGYVIDERIPACVLRSDCPKDVVQKKGTTKISNFNCFSISPCVFEEIK